In Spodoptera frugiperda isolate SF20-4 chromosome 28, AGI-APGP_CSIRO_Sfru_2.0, whole genome shotgun sequence, one genomic interval encodes:
- the LOC118265411 gene encoding phosphopentomutase has translation MSVCDSGDVKLDAAVNNWLKLDKNPTTRNEVFEDISNGRWDKLRSCMLQRLKFGTAGLRGHMGAGYKAMNDVVVLQTAQGLCSYIKKVCDPSQVQNGVVIGFDGRYNSKKFAELTAKVFVSSSIPVHMFRDVVATPLVSFGTIHYNAIAGVMVTASHNPREDNGYKVYWKNGCQILSPHDYNVLDEIKQCLDIPDEHWNIKDIRSNPLVSDCHDEVTNKYMESIITPSPEVAEENRKAAIDIVYSAMHGVGYEYVKKAFATANLKEPISVKQQQDPNPDFPTVTFPNPEELDTLKLSIELAEQKKVKLVLVNDPDADRLAVAEFDDSTKSWHIFSGNEMGALLGWWLLQQYGRRANHMPESEVYIMASIVSSKMLRAIVKGRGEFVETLTGFKWMGNTTLLLAQQNKMPLFAFEEAIGYMCDHRVPEKDGVSAAVQVASLASHLYLSGSSIVNQLQSLYAQYGYHVTYNKYYICHEPATIQKIFRRIRNYTGPGQYPKKVGDCEIVFLNDFVAGVKIPEKANGEGHLNVLGTGLDQDYTSGEMIMFRCSNGLSVTFRTSGTEPKLKYYSELVCQAPTRSEQESMNEKMKIMVKEFVEELLQPKENGLLG, from the exons AACCCAACAACTCGCAATGAAGTATTCGAAGACATATCAAATGGACGGTGGGATAAACTGCGAAGCTGTATGCTGCAGAGGCTCAAGTTTGGCACGGCTGGTCTCCGTGGACACATGGGAGCTGGTTACAAAGCCATGAATGATGTAGTTGTTCTGCAGACTGCACAG GGCCTCTGCTCATACATAAAGAAAGTGTGCGACCCAAGCCAGGTACAGAACGGAGTCGTGATTGGCTTCGACGGCAGATACAACAGCAAAAA GTTCGCCGAGCTGACAGCGAAGGTGTTCGTCTCCTCATCAATACCAGTCCACATGTTCAGGGATGTGGTGGCCACACCCCTTGTGTCCTTCGGCACTATACACTACAACGCAATAGCTGGAGTCATGGTGACCGCCTCCCATAACCCACGGGAGGATAATGGGTACAAAGTGTATTGGAAGAATGGATGCCAAATATTGTCGCCTCATGATTATAATGTACTTGATGAAATTAAGCAGTGTTTGGA CATACCAGACGAACACTGGAATATCAAGGACATTCGCTCCAACCCTCTAGTATCAGACTGCCATGATGAGGTCACCAACAAGTATATGGAGTCCATCATCACGCCCAGTCCTGAAGTAGCTGAGGAGAATAGGAAGGCAGCCATCGATATAGTCTACAGTGCCATGCATGGAGTTGGATATGAATATGTTAAGAAGGCTTTTGCTACTGCTAATTTGAAG GAACCAATAAGCGTGAAACAGCAACAGGATCCGAACCCTGACTTCCCAACAGTGACATTCCCTAACCCAGAAGAATTAGACACCCTCAAGTTGAGCATAGAGTTGGCTGAACAGAAGAAAGTCAAACTGGTGCTCGTCAACGACCCTGATGCTGATAGGCTGGCTGTCGCCGAGTTTGATGATAG CACAAAATCCTGGCACATATTCAGTGGCAACGAGATGGGAGCCCTGCTGGGCTGGTGGCTGCTGCAGCAGTACGGCAGGCGAGCCAACCACATGCCGGAGTCCGAGGTCTACATCATGGCCAGCATTGTCAGCTCCAAGATGTTGCGCGCCATCGTCAAAGGAAGGGGGGAGTTTGTGGAGACGCTCACTGGGTTTAAGTGGATGG GTAACACAACGCTCCTACTGGCGCAACAGAACAAGATGCCGCTGTTTGCGTTCGAGGAAGCCATCGGCTACATGTGCGACCATCGCGTGCCCGAGAAAGATGGAGTCTCCGCCGCGGTGCAG GTGGCATCCCTAGCCTCCCACCTATACCTGTCAGGCTCGTCCATAGTGAACCAGCTGCAGTCTCTATACGCCCAGTACGGGTACCACGTGACGTACAACAAGTACTACATCTGCCACGAACCCGCCACTATACAGAAGATATTTAGAAGAATCAGGAACTACACTGGACCTGGACAG TATCCCAAGAAAGTCGGTGACTGCGAGATAGTGTTCCTGAACGACTTCGTGGCTGGAGTCAAGATACCTGAGAAGGCCAATGGTGAAGGCCATCTTA ACGTCCTAGGCACGGGGCTAGACCAAGACTACACGTCGGGCGAGATGATAATGTTCCGCTGCAGCAACGGGCTGAGCGTCACCTTCCGCACGAGCGGCACCGAGCCCAAGCTCAAGTACTACTCCGAACTTGTGTGCCAAGCACCCACTAGGAG